The following are from one region of the Castor canadensis unplaced genomic scaffold, mCasCan1.hap1v2 HAP1_SCAFFOLD_229, whole genome shotgun sequence genome:
- the LOC109679767 gene encoding nucleosome assembly protein 1-like 2, translating to MAELAEHKKRSESNPEEIDSQKMTEGTGDPHELRDGAASGPGDDGERGEEAAAAGLREEAGKGEDGAAGSRKEGGKGKGADKDLEPDRPKGLMGYLLDTDFVESLPVKVKYRVLALKKLQTRAANLESKFLREFHDIERKFAEMYQPLLEKRREIINAIYEPTEEECEYKSDAEDYKDEEMDGEEEMNGREEGMVHEYVDEDDAYEDYYYDYAIEEEEEEEGEGAAGTGREENKEDPKGIPDFWLTVLKNVATLTPLIKKCDEPILKLLTDIKVKLSEPGEPLSFTLEFHFKPNEYFKNELLTKTYVLKSKLGYYDPHPYRGSAIEYSTGCEIDWNEGKNVTLKTMKKKQKHRTWGTIRTVTEDFPKDSFFNFFSPHGINLNGGDENDDFLLGHNLRTYIIPRSVLFFSGDALESQQEGVVREVNDTTYDKIIYDNWMAAIEEVKACCKNPEALVEDIDR from the coding sequence ATGGCCGAGTTAGCCGAGCACAAGAAACGGTCAGAATCCAATCCAGAAGAGATTGACAGCCAGAAAATGACGGAGGGAACCGGGGACCCTCACGAGCTCAGAGATGGTGCCGCCTCTGGACCCGGAGATGATGGGGAGCGCGGTGAAGAAGCCGCCGCCGCCGGGCTCCgggaagaagcaggaaaaggTGAAGATGGTGCTGCAGGGTCCaggaaagaagggggaaagggtAAAGGTGCTGATAAGGACTTAGAACCAGATCGTCCGAAAGGGCTTATGGGTTATCTCTTAGATACAGACTTTGTTGAAAGTCTCCCTGTAAAAGTTAAGTACCGTGTGTTAGCCCTTAAAAAGCTTCAAACTAGAGCAGCCAATTTAGAATCCAAATTCCTGAGGGAATTTCATGACATCGAAAGAAAGTTTGCTGAAATGTATCAACCCTTACTGGAAAAAAGACGTGAAATCATCAATGCAATCTATGAACCTACAGAAGAGGAATGTGAATATAAATCAGACGCTGAGGACTATAAGGATGAGGAAATGGATGGGGAGGAAGAGATGAATGGTAGGGAGGAGGGTATGGTACATGAGTATGTAGATGAAGATGATGCTTATGAGGACTATTATTATGATTATGCcattgaggaggaggaggaggaggaaggtgaagGCGCTGCAGGCAcgggaagagaagagaataaagaGGACCCTAAGGGAATTCCGGACTTTTGGCTGACTGTTTTAAAAAACGTTGCCACACTCACTCCTTTGATTAAGAAATGTGATGAGCCTATTTTAAAGCTCCTGACAGACATTAAAGTCAAGCTTTCCGAACCTGGCGAGCCTCTCAGTTTCACATTGGAATTTCACTTCAAACCCaatgaatatttcaaaaatgaGCTGTTGACAAAAACCTACGTGCTGAAGTCAAAGCTAGGATATTATGATCCCCATCCCTATAGGGGATCTGCAATTGAGTATTCCACAGGCTGTGAAATAGAttggaatgaaggaaagaatgtcactttgaaaaccatgaagaagaagcagaagcatcGGACCTGGGGAACAATCCGAACTGTGACAGAAGATTTTCCCAAGGAttcattcttcaatttcttctctcctcatgGAATCAACttaaatggaggggatgaaaatgatgattttttgCTTGGTCACAATTTACGTACTTACATAATTCCAAGATCAGTATTATTCTTTTCAGGTGATGCACTTGAATCTCAGCAGGAGGGGGTAGTTAGAGAAGTTAATGATACAACTTATGACAAAATTATTTATGATAATTGGATGGCTGCAATAGAGGAGGTTAAAGCCTGTTGCAAAAACCCAGAGGCATTGGTAGAAGATATTGATCGCTAA